The following DNA comes from Enterocloster bolteae.
TCCGACAGAAAGATGCCATTGAACGCCTTACGCATTTCTCCGGAAAACTCAGCCACGTATGCGCCGTCCCTTTCCATATCGCTTTTAGGGGTTCCATCTGGATTCAGTTCAATCCCCTCTGGGGGACTGTAATCCTTAAAATGTCTCTGTACATCCAGCACACGGTTGATGATTTCCGGGTCCGCCGGGTTGAACCGGATAATCCGCGTCGGGTCGTCATTTACCGCGAAGCTCTCATAGCCATCATCAAACAACAGGCTCTTCATTTTTTTTGCCATCTTGTTTTACCTCCTCTTTGACTTCTGCCAGCGGCACAGCCGCCGCCGGCTCCGTTCTTCATGTATCTGCTGTAAATGTCTTTGTAGCAAGTACAAACTTACCCTTAACCCTGTTTCCAGTATGGTGCACATTAAACGGAATCTGGTACCCAGTGGTATCTCCACCATAGCTGGATACCTCAATGATTGCATCTTCCTTATAGGCCACATAGGTGCCATCCGCTGCTTCAACTGGTTCCCACAGATGTACTTCCACCACACTGGTCTTAAGGTCATCCAGGGTCTGTCTTTCATCCACAATGTCCTGCAGACGGTCAAACAACGGCTCTCCAATCTCAGCATAGTACGGGTCAGCGGATGCCTGGGGCTGATAGCTGTCCAGGTTGACGGATGTCTCTCCCCATATATTATTTTTGGTTTCCACATTGGCGTTCATTTCGACAATGTACTCTTCCAGGTCCTTGCCCAGGCGGCTGTATTCAGCCTTGCTGGCAGATGGGAGGGCTGCATCAATATAGTGTGCCATCCACTTTCTTTTGATTTTTCCTGCTGCGGGAATTGATTCCGCAAACAGCTGTAAGTTCATTTTACGCATGGTTATTCCTCGCTTTCTATTTGGTAGGTCACCTGTATTTGTATCTGGTACAGGATTCCATCATTAACAGTCTCACCCATGGGCTGCATGGCCATTGCATTGGATGTGATGGCTTTTATAAACCTGGCCTCCATCTCCTGGTTGCCAATATTGGCACTAAGCCCATCCTCCTCCGGCAGCTGTTCCAGCCAGTATCCCAGTTCCAGAAGGAAATTGCTGTTGGCCAGCCGGCAGTAATCCGTGAAGGATGGGGCCACTGCATACATAGCAAAGTTGTGGCGCCGCGTCTGGTTCCCCAGCATGTCCTCCTTGACCAGGCTGTCCCCAGTGCTGGACAGGCCATAACTGGAGCCTGGCTCCGTGAAATCCACATGGATATCTCCGTCAACCAGAAACTCCGATATTTTGGGATACTCCGTCAGTTTCTGGCGCATAAAATCTATGATTGTCATACCTTCCCTCCTCTATTTACCAGGGCCTGGGCCGCCTGTAGTATGTCGTCCTTGTGGTCTGCCTTCATCCGCTCAAACCACTTTTTACCACGCATGGGAGCGCCAGCATAAGTCAACTCCCGGTCTGTGGGGACTTTTATCTCGTTTTTCTTTGCCCAGGCGCTGCCCGTTGTCGGGGATACATACAGGATACCCTCATGCAGATAATTGGCATATGGTCCAGGTATGTCAATCTGGCCGGATCCAATCACCGTGGCCATGACCATCATATGCTCCAGTTCCCCCGCCTGCCTGCGCGGCATGTAAGCGCTCATATACCGCATAGTTTCATTGTCCACCAGTTTCTGTACTGATCCGCCTTCCTGCAGTCCATGGTTCTGCAACACAGCCTCAGAAGGCAGCATCTTAAGCTCCACCTTCACAGTCTTACCTCCTACTTGCAGGCCAACTCATAATGTTGTACTGACTCGCTGCCATACAGCCTTTCATCTACTGTGGTCACCGTCAGGAATCTATGGGCCGTCTTAAGGGCCGCCAGGGACTTTGACATGGCCTCCTGGCTGCTGCAGTCTACCTCATCCTCAATGATACCCTTGACAGCCAGGTCCTTGCCCTGGGTCAGTTTTATGGTCCCAGCCAGGCTTTCCATAGGGATGACCAGAAGGACAGATGTGCCCTCCCGCTGGCCAGTCTTAAGATAGGTGGACTGCCTCACGTCCTCCCAGTACACACCCTCTATGGGTATCCTGGTGTACATCTCAGTCTTCCCATTCTTGCTGTACAAGTACAGCGTTACATCCGCATTGATATACATATCACACCCCCTGATAACACAGACCGGTATGAGCCAGCCATTTCATAACAATGCTGCGCTGTTCCCTGCTGATTGCCGTAGCAGATTCCTGGGCACTGGCAAAACCGACTGAATATGTGCCAATCTTCTCCGACGTCTTCCCTCCGGATTCCTTCTGCTGCTTCTCCCTATGGTATTCGGATTCCGACAGTTCACAGCAGCACATCTGTACTTCCTCGGGAACATCTGACACACCTTTCAAGCGGTTGAATGTATACCGGTCAATGACCTGGCTGGCAGAACGTGCGTAAAAAAGGAAGCCAGCTGTGATGACCGGCTTCCTCCCCTTCAGGTAATCGTTGATATAGTACGTTTCGTCAGTGTATGCCCGCATCGCGCCCAGCCTCCTTACTGCTTAATCAAGGTTACATCCTTTGTCACTGCCTCAGCTGCCACAGTCACCGTCTCGGTAATCTGGCCGTATCCTGATTTCTTAATCTTCGCGGGGTATGTCCCTGCCCGCAGGTTAAACTCTGCCACACCGGACACGTCCGTTTTAACCCTGGAACCATTCACATCCACAATTGCCCCATCAATGGCTGCTGGTGTCTCGGCGTTGTCTTTAACTGTAAAGGTCACCTTCTGGGTTGTAACCGGGCTTGTAGGCTCCAGGTAAGCGAATGGACACCCTAAACGGTCTTCATCCATCCGGGTTGCCGGGTTCGGCAGTGCCCAGCCCATACGAAATACAATTCGCAGCGCCACCATGTCCTGCTGGGCCAGGTTGTACTCAATTTCCTTCGTTACCGGGTCCTGAATCACACCCTGGTCAAGAATCTTCACCGTCACGTCCTGACGGATGGAATACACCGCCTGTTTGAAATCACCGACAATCAGCTGTGCAATAGTGCTGTCATACGCTCCGTTCTGCGGGAAATACATCGGTGCCCCATCCAATGCATAATTTGTGGACCCCTGCATGTCGGACTTAAAGATGAGACTGCCATCAGTTGACCGGATGCCCCTCAGCTTTGCCCTCATGGTCATGGCGGCCAGGGCTCCGGTAGCCATGTAGCCATCTTCCTCCACCTTGGAGATGACACCGCCTTCGCCCAGAAGCAGATTATAATAATCCGGACTGGATCCCACAGCCACATTGTTTCCCGCCTGTCTGGCCAGCGTGATAATGTCATTCTGCCAGTTACGCGGGCGGTTCACGCCAAAGATGATGGCGCTATCCACGCGCTGTCCAATTGCCTCATTGACCCTCGGTGTGATCTCACCGAAAATATCAAACTCCGCATCATCCAGCACTGCCTCCGGAATCGGCACAATGACTGCCAGCTCTGCGGCCTCAATGAATACATTATCCCAGGCTTGCCTGGTGGTCTGTTTCATGCCGGTATCACCGTCCACCCAATATGCGGTGGGAAGGAAGTCAAGTACTCTCATTCGTGTCTGGTTGCTTGTCATGTTCGGCAGCTTCCGTGCCAGGGACATGAAAGTGGACTGCTTTGGCGCGTCCTGGAAAATGGTTGAAATAACCTGCTCACGGATAATGGCCTCCGCGTCGGCCCTGCTTGTAATATTTACTGGCATAATCTAAATCCTCCTTATTCTCTGCCCAAGATACTTCTTAAGGCATTATTTGCTTGTGTCCTTGTGTCATCTGTTTTCTCACCACCTGGCCCAGGAGTAGGCGCAACCACCCGGGGAATACCGACGTCCTGAAACAGATAGCCCTTATCCTTCTTAACAGCTTCCAAAGCAGCCTTGATATCTGATTCCTGGTTCTTGCTCCCCTTCAGCTTCTCCACATCCAAGAAGGGCATAACTGCCTTGATGTCCCTGGGCTTAAACCCTTCTGCGGTAGTCTTCAGCAGATCGTTAAAATCCCGCTCCGCCAGCTGCTTCTGATACTCAGCGTCTTTATTGGCCAGGTCTGTAGTTAGGGTCTGTATCTTCCCCTGGAGCTCCGATATGTTGACGCCTTCAAAGCTCTTAAGGGTAGCCTGCGCCGTGCAAAGCTGGGTTTTGTATGTGTCCCTCTCCTGCTTAATCCCATTGATGTCTTTGCCATATTCAGCCATGACATAATCAATCTGTTCCTGGGTTAACCCCTTTGCCTGTAAATCCTCTGTCTTCATCTTCTTTTCCTTTCCTGCCCGTCCTTAGGTTATTTGTAGGTGTGTAACCATTCACCAACGGCTAACTGTTTTAGGTCTTATCATCTGACCGATTTTTAAACATAATAAAAGCACCTGACTAGTCAGATGCTTCGTTCTCCCATTTATATTTATAATCCTTACATATATCCTCCGGCGGCTTTTGAGCTAATACAATTTCTCTCGGTATGCCTTGTGGATATACTCTGCATTTCATACCCTTTTCACAGTATTCACATTTAAGGCATATAGGAATCACAATCACTGCTTTCGCCACCTTTCAATATGTTTTATAACTAATTGTTTAGCTTCATCCGGAACAGCTTCATTATTTCTCATTTTTACAAATGCTTCGGCCAGGGTTTCAAATCCATCCTTCATGGCATCCGAATATCCGGATACTCCTGGAACATATTGACTTTCCAATCGCTCTTTGAAGGCATTGTATCCAGAAATAGTTTTAAATTGTTGGCCTGCCATTACGTGGGTCATTTCATGGATAGCATGGTCCTTGATGGTGCGGCCGGCAAAATAACCAGTCTCATAACCAGCCTTCACAATCCTTCTAAAATCAGAGAAATTATAGCCTTTATTGATTACGAACTCAACTTCCCTTGACCCATGATTATCAACTACCCTTGTCAGGTATGGGGTGTCTGGGAATCTGTCACTCACATCCTGCACTAACGCTCGGTCAATCCGAAGGTCATATTCCCGTTTCATTTCATCTATTCCTGATTGAATTTCATCGACTATATCTGGGGTAATATTTTTTGCGTTCAAGGCTTCATTTGGAAGTCTTATCTCTTTTATTATATCAGCTTTGGCAGCCACCGCAACTATATCTTTTGATACCCTCAGCCGTTCCCGTTGCTGCCGTAGCCCCATTTCTTTTGAAAAATCCAGATAGGTCTTATTGGTCAGCCGCAACCGGCATCTAGCCGCCGTGACATCTTCCTTGTCTGCTCCGGCCTTTTCCAGGAGTTCCACATCCTGTTTCTGCTTTCGGATGGTACGCTCCAGGCGGCGCTGATGCTGCAACGCCGCATAGGTGTCATATTCCCGGCCTTTATATACCTTTTTCTCATTTTCCTTCTGGTTCTGCTCTGCCAGCCACTCATCCGTGTATTTGCGCTTGCTTATGCCCGGTATAAAGGCAAAGGCGATGTGATAACAGTTAATTCCTCCAAAGCCAAGCATCTGCCCTTTTCCGCAAACGGTCCGCATCTCCTCACTGCTATAGACCTTCCCCTGCCAGCTCTGGTGGTTCTGATAGCCTGTCCCAGTATTTCTGGCCCCCATGTGCCAGTCCACCTCGCAGTAGTCTGTCTGCAGTGCCTCCATGTTCTTCTCGTTGACCTTATCTGTCATCTGGGCCACGCCCGTCATCACCGCGCGCCTTGCTGCCACCTCAATCCGGTCAGACTTTCCAGATGCATAATCCACCGTCCGGATGCCGCTGGCCGTCATCTCGTCAATCACCTCACCGATAGCCTGGCTGTATGTCCTGGCGCCGGTGGTGATTCCCAGCATGGCCTTGTCCAGGCTGCGCTCCAGGTATTCTGATAGTGGCGTGAATACCTTCTTGCTGCCGCCCATCGGCACGTTGAAGCCCGTTGTCTGAGTGATGTTTTCCAGTGGCCGCAGGCTGTCCTTGGTCTGTCTCCTGGCAGCATCCACAATCTGCTGCAGCCATTGGTTGCCCTCATAGGGCTGGTAGCCCTTGCCAGCAGCCTCATAGATTGCCTTGTTGCGGATGCAGTCAGACTTGACCGCCTGTTCATAGATGTCATCCACCTGAAGGCCCGCCTTTCTGATGCCCTCACCTATCAGCTGTTTAATTCGCACCCGGCCTGCTCCAATGGCATCCATCCTCACCAACAGCCAGTCAATGACCGGAGTAACCCGTGCAGCCTCCTTGATGCGCTGTATAATCTCATCCATGATGGACAGCTCCAGAGCCGTCATGGTGCGCTCCAATGGTTTGGGCAGCTTCTCCAGCTCCTCTGGTGTCAATCACATCACCGCCTATTCTTCTGTCATTGCCGGTTCCGGCAGATTCTTGACCGCCTCTTCCAGTGTTTCCCCATAATACTTAGCCCGATACTCTTCTAATCTCATAACTCCCATCGCTACATCCTTGCGATCCTGCTCCCGCTCAGTCTCTGCGTCAACCATCACACTGTCATCCCAGTCAGATGACACTTCGCAATCATTACCGGCCGGAACCAATCCATATAATGCCGACCAGAAACTCATAGCATACACCAGGTCTTCCAAGGCATCCTGCAGAGCCATTTGGGTGTCCGATACCATCACATAAGAGCGCTGCTTGCTGGTCTTAATCTCAGTGGCTGTCTTATCCACGCTCTGTGGGTCTGACAGGGTGCCATAGGCCAGGTTACAGTTGAACTCCACCAGCTTCAGCTGGTTATTAAATCCGTTAAACAAGGCTGTGTCCCTTATTTCTGGGCTGAAGGTGTCAATGAAAGGCTTATCCGCGGCGCCCGTATTGTATTCCACGTTTCGGTATAACCGTTCCTTACCTCCCGGATACTCAAACTTGTCTCGGTCCTGGTTGTACTTTAGCAGGGAGGTGGCAATATGGACAGCCAGCTGTGTCCCCTCATACTCCCAGCAGATGTTGGAATAGCGCCTGTCTGCCTCCCGGATCAGGTCCACGGCCCTGGAAAACACAGATACGCCCAGTGGGCTGTCGGAATCGTCCGCATTGGCCAACGGTACCTTAAAGTACCCAAACAGCAACCGGTCTGCCCCCTCAAGTAGCAGCTCCGGAACCAGCTCCGACCACCTGTCTATGGAGCTGACCACCACTTCGCTGCCAAGGCTGTAATCATTTGTGGCCACAAATGCACGGTTGGTAATATGTACCCGTTTTCCCTGCAGCGTGTGTACCTCCAGCCTGGTATATATCTTCTGACCCTTCCGGAACTGCTCTGTGAATACACACTGCGTAATCCGACCGGAACTATCGAAAGACAACGGGAAGAAACAATCAGCCTGTACAAACTGTACTTCAATACCCTGCTGGGTAATGTACGGCTTCATCACCAGGCCGCCTTTAGCACATCCGTATTCGACATACCGGCGCAAATCCTTGATCACCTTACGCTGATATTGCTCATTTAGGTAATCCGCCGCCGTTCCACCTGTCACCTCAGATTTAAGCTCCAACGTCACCAGGCGCGCAATCTCTGAGGCAATGGCCGGCGCTAAGTTCGCACTGAGCACGTCCTTGTTATTCACCCAGGGGGACCGGTTCTCATACATCCGGGTCCACAACTCTATCTGGTTCGCCATCTGGGATGTCAGGCACACATCCACCTGCGTGTCCGCATCCTTATTCAGGACATTCGTGATTAAGTCCAGCATCTTTGTGAATCTCATCGTCCCCTCACCTCCTATCCATACTTTATGAGCCTGCTAATCTGCCGTTCAAACGTATACTCAAAGCTGTCCAGGCTGTCAATATCGCTTGTGCCATCATCTAACCGGACATTCTTCGTCAATTCCTTTGGGTCCCACACGGCTGTGCTCAGGGCATCCACAAGGCTCTGACACTCTCCCTGGACATAATAAAAACGCCCCTGTGCCATCAGTATGGCGGTGGCGTTAATCCTGTCATTAATTTCAGTCTTCAGTGCATTTTCTACACGTACCCATCCAAGTCCATGTTTACGCAAGCTGCTCCGGATGCCAGCTATCAGCGTCTGCTCTGCGCTGTCTGCATACACTGTTGTAATGTACCCGTACCTGCTGATAATCTTCTGGCAGAAGTTACAGAACATGGTCCCCAGCATTTCTGGGTCAATCTCTATCTGATTCCCCTTCTCGTCCTTGCAGCCAATCCATTCTGATGCCAGGACAACCACGTTATGGTATCCCCTGGTGATGGCTGTGGCCGTGAAGGCATGGCCGGAACCACTGCCGCCAAAATCAATCCC
Coding sequences within:
- a CDS encoding minor capsid protein — its product is MKVELKMLPSEAVLQNHGLQEGGSVQKLVDNETMRYMSAYMPRRQAGELEHMMVMATVIGSGQIDIPGPYANYLHEGILYVSPTTGSAWAKKNEIKVPTDRELTYAGAPMRGKKWFERMKADHKDDILQAAQALVNRGGKV
- a CDS encoding DUF6751 family protein; this translates as MYINADVTLYLYSKNGKTEMYTRIPIEGVYWEDVRQSTYLKTGQREGTSVLLVIPMESLAGTIKLTQGKDLAVKGIIEDEVDCSSQEAMSKSLAALKTAHRFLTVTTVDERLYGSESVQHYELACK
- a CDS encoding phage major capsid protein, translated to MPVNITSRADAEAIIREQVISTIFQDAPKQSTFMSLARKLPNMTSNQTRMRVLDFLPTAYWVDGDTGMKQTTRQAWDNVFIEAAELAVIVPIPEAVLDDAEFDIFGEITPRVNEAIGQRVDSAIIFGVNRPRNWQNDIITLARQAGNNVAVGSSPDYYNLLLGEGGVISKVEEDGYMATGALAAMTMRAKLRGIRSTDGSLIFKSDMQGSTNYALDGAPMYFPQNGAYDSTIAQLIVGDFKQAVYSIRQDVTVKILDQGVIQDPVTKEIEYNLAQQDMVALRIVFRMGWALPNPATRMDEDRLGCPFAYLEPTSPVTTQKVTFTVKDNAETPAAIDGAIVDVNGSRVKTDVSGVAEFNLRAGTYPAKIKKSGYGQITETVTVAAEAVTKDVTLIKQ
- a CDS encoding phage scaffolding protein, with protein sequence MKTEDLQAKGLTQEQIDYVMAEYGKDINGIKQERDTYKTQLCTAQATLKSFEGVNISELQGKIQTLTTDLANKDAEYQKQLAERDFNDLLKTTAEGFKPRDIKAVMPFLDVEKLKGSKNQESDIKAALEAVKKDKGYLFQDVGIPRVVAPTPGPGGEKTDDTRTQANNALRSILGRE
- a CDS encoding phage minor capsid protein — protein: MTPEELEKLPKPLERTMTALELSIMDEIIQRIKEAARVTPVIDWLLVRMDAIGAGRVRIKQLIGEGIRKAGLQVDDIYEQAVKSDCIRNKAIYEAAGKGYQPYEGNQWLQQIVDAARRQTKDSLRPLENITQTTGFNVPMGGSKKVFTPLSEYLERSLDKAMLGITTGARTYSQAIGEVIDEMTASGIRTVDYASGKSDRIEVAARRAVMTGVAQMTDKVNEKNMEALQTDYCEVDWHMGARNTGTGYQNHQSWQGKVYSSEEMRTVCGKGQMLGFGGINCYHIAFAFIPGISKRKYTDEWLAEQNQKENEKKVYKGREYDTYAALQHQRRLERTIRKQKQDVELLEKAGADKEDVTAARCRLRLTNKTYLDFSKEMGLRQQRERLRVSKDIVAVAAKADIIKEIRLPNEALNAKNITPDIVDEIQSGIDEMKREYDLRIDRALVQDVSDRFPDTPYLTRVVDNHGSREVEFVINKGYNFSDFRRIVKAGYETGYFAGRTIKDHAIHEMTHVMAGQQFKTISGYNAFKERLESQYVPGVSGYSDAMKDGFETLAEAFVKMRNNEAVPDEAKQLVIKHIERWRKQ
- a CDS encoding phage portal protein; protein product: MRFTKMLDLITNVLNKDADTQVDVCLTSQMANQIELWTRMYENRSPWVNNKDVLSANLAPAIASEIARLVTLELKSEVTGGTAADYLNEQYQRKVIKDLRRYVEYGCAKGGLVMKPYITQQGIEVQFVQADCFFPLSFDSSGRITQCVFTEQFRKGQKIYTRLEVHTLQGKRVHITNRAFVATNDYSLGSEVVVSSIDRWSELVPELLLEGADRLLFGYFKVPLANADDSDSPLGVSVFSRAVDLIREADRRYSNICWEYEGTQLAVHIATSLLKYNQDRDKFEYPGGKERLYRNVEYNTGAADKPFIDTFSPEIRDTALFNGFNNQLKLVEFNCNLAYGTLSDPQSVDKTATEIKTSKQRSYVMVSDTQMALQDALEDLVYAMSFWSALYGLVPAGNDCEVSSDWDDSVMVDAETEREQDRKDVAMGVMRLEEYRAKYYGETLEEAVKNLPEPAMTEE